From the genome of Terriglobia bacterium:
GAAGCGTTCTTTCACCTCACGGCGAATATTTCCTACCCCCTGATGATCGCCATGTCGTTCCTCCTTCTGCCGGCGATGATCGTGCGATTCAGCGGCGGCTGGTTCCAGATGCTGTACATCGACCTTCCCTTATGGCTTGCGTCGAGCGCATCGGTCTCGACGTTTTACCTGATTTCGCAAAAGGCGCTCTATCCGGACTGGAGGACGCGGTTGAAGTATTTGCCGTTCCTGATGTCGGTCGGAATCGGCTTGTCCGTGAGTAACTCCAAAGCGGTGATGGAAGCGCTGCTGGGCATCAAATCGAGTTTTAAGAGAACGCCGAAGTATCGAATCGAGAGTAAAAAGGATC
Proteins encoded in this window:
- a CDS encoding glycosyl transferase family 2 → EAFFHLTANISYPLMIAMSFLLLPAMIVRFSGGWFQMLYIDLPLWLASSASVSTFYLISQKALYPDWRTRLKYLPFLMSVGIGLSVSNSKAVMEALLGIKSSFKRTPKYRIESKKDRWATKQYLGRTGVMPMLELCLGAYFVLVIFYAFENRNYPTIPFLMLFVVGFTYMGAMSILHVTLHRWLRGL